Proteins encoded by one window of Pseudanabaenaceae cyanobacterium SKYG29:
- a CDS encoding replication restart DNA helicase PriA codes for MALVEMVRCPNCGAYAERHHLPLAGQVKTECEVCDYLLILDTKTGQVVEFHAPGTDADYLYMRKKRLFVKMRDAIAHKVLSH; via the coding sequence ATGGCTTTGGTAGAGATGGTGCGTTGTCCGAATTGTGGTGCCTATGCCGAGCGGCATCATTTACCTTTAGCAGGTCAGGTCAAGACGGAGTGTGAGGTGTGTGACTACTTGCTGATCCTGGATACTAAGACGGGACAGGTGGTAGAATTCCATGCCCCTGGTACGGATGCTGATTACCTCTACATGCGCAAAAAGCGCTTATTTGTCAAGATGAGGGACGCGATCGCTCACAAAGTTCTAAGTCATTGA
- the dacB gene encoding D-alanyl-D-alanine carboxypeptidase/D-alanyl-D-alanine-endopeptidase, with protein sequence MLKYFWLWLLLSCPSWSICPHQLSAELQRQWSESSARLGIVVRTKDQIIVDLNGEQAFIPASLQKLFTTAVALRKLGPEFRTNTTLTVQPDGSLQVRGGGDPSFSSPHALPALVAQIKPGNIPITKIEIAGEPWGPPHGYGWEWSDLSAPYAPPIGGLVIDGNILPWRLDPSFSWQYPDRALNWQVENRVQLGTTDTLQIKVQGQKLILEGTIPKAIEYATPIPDPQQQFVNLLHAELQKQGLTKVEPGTAILFSPPLTELIKTINKESDNLYAEQVLRLLGRQFRQPDQDYETTGREIVKQFVTTEGFYIADGSGLSRHNQATPHQIAALLLQMTPNPHFRNSLSQAGKDGTLAHRLSHLSLQAKTGTLRGISALAGYLAPPRHPPLVFVVMVNQSLLPREQLRQKVDQLVTTINDLELCERSRPSS encoded by the coding sequence ATGCTGAAATACTTCTGGCTATGGTTACTGCTCAGTTGTCCCAGTTGGAGTATATGTCCCCATCAGCTATCAGCCGAATTGCAACGACAGTGGTCAGAATCGAGTGCCCGATTAGGGATAGTAGTGCGCACTAAAGATCAAATAATCGTTGACCTCAATGGGGAACAAGCTTTTATTCCTGCTTCCCTGCAAAAATTGTTTACCACTGCCGTAGCTCTCCGCAAATTGGGGCCAGAATTTCGCACCAATACTACTCTCACTGTTCAGCCTGACGGTAGTTTACAAGTTAGAGGCGGTGGAGACCCTAGTTTTAGTTCCCCCCATGCTCTACCTGCTCTCGTTGCCCAGATCAAGCCAGGCAATATACCCATAACCAAAATCGAGATAGCAGGGGAACCCTGGGGACCACCCCACGGCTATGGTTGGGAATGGTCTGACCTCAGTGCCCCCTATGCCCCCCCTATCGGTGGTCTCGTTATCGATGGCAACATTTTGCCCTGGCGGTTAGACCCTAGTTTTAGTTGGCAATACCCCGATCGAGCCCTCAATTGGCAGGTGGAGAATCGCGTGCAACTGGGCACAACAGATACTCTGCAAATAAAAGTGCAAGGGCAAAAGTTAATCCTAGAGGGGACAATTCCCAAAGCGATCGAGTACGCCACACCTATTCCTGACCCCCAACAACAATTTGTCAATTTGTTGCACGCAGAATTACAGAAACAGGGTTTAACAAAGGTGGAGCCAGGGACGGCAATCCTTTTTTCTCCTCCCCTCACAGAACTGATTAAAACTATTAACAAGGAGAGTGACAATCTCTACGCTGAGCAGGTTCTCAGACTACTGGGCAGACAATTTCGTCAGCCAGACCAGGACTACGAAACTACGGGGAGAGAAATCGTTAAACAATTTGTAACCACAGAGGGTTTCTATATTGCCGATGGATCAGGCTTATCCCGCCACAACCAGGCCACGCCCCACCAAATTGCTGCCCTCTTGCTCCAGATGACCCCCAATCCCCACTTCCGTAACAGCCTGTCCCAGGCAGGTAAAGATGGCACCCTCGCCCACCGCCTATCCCACCTCTCTCTCCAAGCTAAAACAGGTACCTTACGGGGCATCAGCGCTCTGGCAGGCTATCTTGCTCCCCCCCGCCATCCTCCTTTGGTGTTTGTCGTCATGGTTAACCAGAGTCTACTCCCTAGGGAGCAACTGCGCCAGAAAGTCGATCAACTAGTTACCACGATCAATGACTTAGAACTTTGTGAGCGATCGCGTCCCTCATCTTGA
- a CDS encoding GGDEF domain-containing protein, translating into MLTFSPAIEAEYVYAQSQRNLLVARFLCLANCCFLLSFVFWDYYIDPQSANSTLFKRGIAASFSLAIFFLSFLPRLHRFTFLLSYTSALISHLAQSIILISLNSGLLYGTTALTFFPLVLAVIPPPSSATLSISAFGFFVIPNVVMWLNRTDRFLWLNANIFLLATCLLFCVLGLLTDRARRQRFLLEKSLEKQANQDVLTGLANRRHFLDCANRVLALAQRHHRPLSLLLVDIDHFKRINDNYGHPIGDQAIIALAELIVRVVRHTDIMARFGGEEFAILLPETDRLGAECVAERLRKAVEEMVIPLGDSIIKYTVSVGVAARDSDTISIDQLIQRADSALYQAKHRGRNCVVIAKNGYD; encoded by the coding sequence ATGCTGACCTTTAGCCCTGCTATAGAAGCAGAGTATGTTTATGCTCAAAGCCAAAGGAATCTTTTGGTCGCACGTTTTCTTTGCCTAGCTAACTGTTGTTTCCTCCTCAGCTTTGTTTTTTGGGATTATTATATCGACCCGCAGTCAGCTAATTCTACCCTATTTAAGCGCGGGATAGCCGCTAGTTTTTCCCTGGCAATATTTTTTCTATCCTTCCTACCGCGCCTGCATAGATTTACTTTTTTGCTGAGCTATACTAGTGCCTTAATTAGCCATCTCGCCCAATCTATTATTCTGATTTCCCTCAACTCTGGTCTTCTCTATGGCACAACCGCCTTGACTTTTTTCCCGCTAGTTTTAGCGGTAATTCCTCCCCCCTCATCAGCAACTTTAAGTATCAGTGCCTTTGGTTTCTTTGTAATTCCCAATGTGGTGATGTGGCTAAATCGCACCGATCGGTTTCTCTGGCTGAATGCTAACATTTTCCTGCTAGCCACTTGTCTCTTGTTTTGTGTGTTGGGACTACTGACCGATCGGGCGCGACGGCAGCGCTTTCTCTTGGAGAAGAGTTTAGAAAAGCAGGCAAATCAGGATGTCTTAACGGGACTGGCTAACCGCCGTCATTTCTTGGATTGTGCTAACAGGGTCCTAGCTCTTGCCCAACGTCATCATAGACCTCTAAGCTTACTACTAGTCGACATTGACCACTTCAAACGGATCAACGACAATTACGGGCATCCGATCGGTGACCAAGCCATCATTGCCCTGGCGGAATTGATTGTACGGGTTGTGCGCCATACGGATATTATGGCTAGATTTGGCGGGGAAGAATTTGCCATCCTATTACCGGAAACCGATCGGTTGGGGGCAGAGTGTGTGGCCGAGCGTCTCCGCAAAGCGGTAGAGGAGATGGTGATCCCGCTGGGGGACAGCATCATCAAATACACAGTCAGTGTGGGGGTAGCAGCGAGGGATAGTGATACT